A section of the Rhodothermus profundi genome encodes:
- a CDS encoding NapC/NirT family cytochrome c: protein MIRLHRILLLGLLIGWPRLAWAAEGEMPGITSAELFRIVGIVAALLGIGWLVLSHWVLRDRLPRPFYHWAMLLGLFALPALALMGAFEFVFEETKTVASCNSCHVMEPFVQDLQDPHSATLAARHYRNKWIPENQCYACHTTYGLHGSLEAKRDGIRHWLLYVTRSWEEPIQYSGSYPNVNCLNCHGETDAFQRVPTHGALLTDLRADRVACTSCHGPPHPTPPERARLLSSATPVPSSGKMP from the coding sequence ATGATTCGTTTGCACCGCATACTTCTGCTGGGGCTGTTGATCGGGTGGCCCCGTCTGGCCTGGGCTGCAGAAGGCGAAATGCCTGGAATAACCTCGGCCGAACTGTTTCGGATCGTTGGCATTGTTGCAGCCCTGCTGGGCATTGGATGGCTGGTGCTGAGTCACTGGGTGCTGCGCGACCGGCTCCCGCGTCCTTTCTACCACTGGGCTATGCTGCTGGGCCTCTTTGCGTTGCCGGCTCTGGCATTGATGGGGGCTTTCGAGTTTGTGTTTGAGGAAACAAAGACCGTAGCGTCCTGCAATTCGTGCCATGTGATGGAACCCTTTGTGCAGGATCTGCAGGATCCGCACAGCGCTACCCTGGCGGCCCGTCACTACCGCAACAAGTGGATTCCAGAAAACCAGTGCTATGCCTGCCATACGACGTATGGTTTGCATGGCTCTCTGGAAGCCAAGCGCGATGGTATCCGGCACTGGCTGCTCTACGTAACCCGCAGTTGGGAAGAACCCATTCAGTACAGCGGATCGTATCCAAACGTCAACTGTCTGAACTGTCATGGCGAAACAGATGCGTTCCAGCGGGTGCCCACGCATGGAGCGCTTCTGACCGATTTGCGGGCAGACCGGGTCGCCTGCACGAGTTGCCACGGTCCTCCTCACCCGACTCCGCCTGAGCGGGCGCGTCTGCTTTCGTCAGCTACTCCTGTGCCATCGTCGGGTAAGATGCCATGA
- a CDS encoding molybdopterin oxidoreductase family protein, protein MEREKLTRRELLQRLSALAGGLILTGPISGCAGFWQREPAVPVDSWHKGVCRFCGTGCGIMIGVRDGRVVDIKGDEYAHNRGRLCVKGVLNREILYVRDRALYPMIRRNGRLERASWDEAMDLVARRFREAIDRYGPDSVAFYGSGQLFTEESYTANKLFKAGIGTNNVDGNPRLCMASAAAGYISVFGKDEPLGCYEDIDAATCFFITGSNTADCHPIVWERVLDRKRSRPETVIIVVDPRRTRTARHADYHLPIRPGTDVALYNAMIYEFIRNGFIDQDMVENYLTFREGNAPRTFEDLKRHVAQYAPERVASICGIDARLIEEVAYLFAASEATMSIWTMGLNQQAQGTAANRLINAMHLLTGHIGRPGATPFSLTGQPNAGGGVRDTGALAHALPNGRVVTNPKHRAEMEDLWGVPRGRISPKPGYHAVAMFEAMRRGDLKCVLIMGTNPAQSLPHADRYREAMARTFLVVADAVYPTETTQFADVFLPTAMWVEKGGVYSQSERRYHLVPKLVDPPGEARSDLEILIELADRLGYGELIKARTPEAIWDEWRQISAHSPYNFAGITYERLKKERGILWPAPTEDHPGTCRRYVPGEDPMAKGTGRFDFYGRPDGRAVVFLEHQKPPSDPRTDAYPLTLVTGRVYEHWHTLTLTGKLKELEDITTDFLVVHPRDAHRYGIRDGEPVLVESRRGRAVLQARVSTDITPGVVFAPFHSPEALVNRVVNPTVDPISKEPAFKESAVRIRPVSPAA, encoded by the coding sequence ATGGAGCGTGAAAAACTGACCCGTCGTGAGCTGCTCCAGCGGCTCAGTGCATTAGCTGGCGGATTGATCCTGACCGGTCCTATTTCTGGGTGTGCAGGTTTCTGGCAGCGTGAGCCCGCGGTTCCGGTTGATAGCTGGCACAAAGGAGTCTGTCGGTTTTGCGGAACCGGTTGTGGGATTATGATCGGCGTGCGCGATGGCCGGGTCGTGGACATCAAAGGGGATGAGTATGCCCACAACCGCGGGCGGCTTTGTGTCAAGGGCGTTTTAAACCGCGAGATTCTCTACGTTCGCGACCGGGCGCTTTATCCTATGATCCGCCGCAATGGGCGGTTGGAGCGGGCTAGCTGGGACGAAGCCATGGACCTGGTGGCCCGGCGCTTTCGGGAGGCCATTGACCGCTACGGCCCCGACAGTGTGGCTTTTTATGGCAGCGGTCAGCTCTTCACAGAAGAAAGCTATACGGCGAACAAGCTTTTCAAGGCCGGCATAGGCACGAACAACGTGGATGGCAATCCCCGGCTGTGCATGGCTTCCGCAGCCGCCGGATACATTTCGGTTTTTGGAAAGGATGAGCCCCTGGGCTGCTACGAAGACATTGACGCGGCCACGTGCTTTTTCATTACCGGCTCTAACACGGCCGACTGTCATCCTATCGTCTGGGAGCGCGTGCTCGACCGCAAGCGGAGTCGGCCCGAGACGGTAATCATTGTGGTGGATCCGCGCCGCACGCGCACCGCCCGCCATGCCGACTATCACCTGCCCATTCGGCCGGGGACCGATGTGGCGCTATATAATGCCATGATTTATGAGTTCATCCGGAACGGTTTTATCGACCAGGACATGGTCGAAAACTATCTGACGTTCCGGGAGGGCAATGCGCCGCGCACTTTTGAAGATTTAAAGCGCCATGTAGCTCAGTACGCGCCCGAGCGGGTTGCGTCAATCTGTGGCATTGATGCCCGGCTGATCGAGGAAGTGGCTTACCTGTTTGCGGCCTCCGAAGCCACCATGTCGATCTGGACCATGGGGCTGAATCAGCAGGCGCAGGGGACGGCAGCCAATCGGCTGATCAACGCCATGCACTTGCTTACAGGGCATATCGGACGTCCGGGCGCTACTCCGTTTTCACTGACCGGGCAGCCCAATGCAGGGGGAGGCGTGCGTGACACGGGTGCCCTGGCGCATGCACTGCCCAACGGGCGTGTGGTGACAAATCCGAAGCATCGAGCGGAGATGGAAGATCTGTGGGGCGTGCCGCGCGGGCGCATTAGCCCGAAGCCCGGTTATCATGCGGTGGCCATGTTTGAGGCCATGCGGCGGGGGGATCTGAAGTGCGTGCTCATCATGGGCACCAATCCGGCGCAGTCGCTTCCGCATGCCGATCGCTATCGGGAGGCAATGGCACGCACATTTCTGGTGGTAGCGGATGCGGTTTATCCTACCGAAACGACGCAGTTTGCGGACGTCTTTCTGCCAACAGCTATGTGGGTGGAGAAAGGCGGGGTCTACAGCCAGTCGGAGCGGCGCTACCATCTGGTACCCAAGCTCGTCGATCCGCCGGGCGAAGCGCGCTCAGACCTGGAGATCCTGATCGAGCTGGCCGATCGGCTGGGCTATGGGGAGCTGATCAAGGCGCGCACGCCAGAGGCCATCTGGGATGAGTGGCGGCAGATTTCGGCCCATTCGCCGTACAATTTTGCCGGGATTACGTACGAGCGGCTCAAAAAAGAACGGGGGATTCTCTGGCCGGCGCCTACTGAGGATCATCCAGGAACCTGCCGCCGCTACGTGCCAGGCGAAGATCCAATGGCAAAGGGTACGGGCCGTTTTGACTTCTATGGACGACCTGACGGACGGGCCGTCGTTTTTCTGGAGCATCAGAAGCCGCCAAGTGATCCGCGCACGGATGCGTATCCGCTGACGCTGGTTACCGGACGCGTCTATGAACACTGGCATACGCTGACGCTAACCGGTAAGCTGAAAGAGCTGGAAGATATTACCACCGACTTCCTGGTAGTGCACCCCCGAGATGCACATCGCTATGGCATTCGCGATGGGGAACCGGTACTGGTCGAAAGTCGACGCGGGCGGGCCGTGTTGCAAGCGCGCGTAAGCACGGATATTACACCGGGCGTTGTGTTCGCGCCGTTCCATTCGCCCGAAGCATTGGTCAACCGGGTGGTCAATCCTACGGTCGATCCTATTTCCAAAGAACCGGCCTTTAAGGAGAGTGCTGTGCGTATTCGGCCAGTCTCTCCGGCGGCCTGA
- a CDS encoding NUDIX hydrolase produces the protein MVETVVRVVDVYAYRLERGQPRFLLLRRASGVSYAGQWRMIGGKIRRGEAAWQTALREIEEETGQQPRRLWVVPSLNAFYEWQHDRVNLIPAFAAELASDPVLDDEHDAFAWLDEEEAVARLPWPEQQRLLRLTAQLLRQGLPPEVFVFECENAQ, from the coding sequence ATGGTCGAAACGGTTGTACGGGTTGTGGACGTGTATGCCTACCGGCTGGAGAGAGGCCAACCGCGCTTTTTGCTGCTGCGCAGGGCATCCGGGGTCAGCTATGCCGGCCAGTGGCGTATGATCGGAGGGAAAATTCGGCGTGGAGAGGCGGCCTGGCAGACCGCGCTGCGTGAGATCGAGGAAGAAACCGGACAGCAGCCACGCCGGCTCTGGGTGGTGCCTTCGCTGAATGCCTTCTATGAGTGGCAGCACGACCGGGTCAATCTGATTCCAGCTTTTGCCGCGGAGCTGGCCAGTGATCCTGTGCTTGACGACGAGCACGATGCCTTTGCCTGGCTGGACGAGGAGGAAGCCGTCGCCCGGCTACCATGGCCCGAACAACAACGCTTGCTGCGGCTCACGGCCCAGCTGCTGCGTCAGGGCTTGCCGCCGGAAGTTTTTGTATTCGAATGCGAGAATGCTCAATGA
- a CDS encoding ComEA family DNA-binding protein, which produces MKRLFGWLSRLSLTRTEAGVLLGLLALLLAGLVYRWWHRQQPAPPPTAEEAARFQEGAARMQQVLEPEPLNVNTATAEELERLPRIGPVLARRIVEYRKTHGPFRHVDELEAVPGIGPKTLQELRPLIRVE; this is translated from the coding sequence ATGAAGCGACTGTTTGGCTGGCTGTCACGCCTATCGCTCACACGCACCGAAGCAGGCGTGCTCCTGGGATTGCTGGCGCTGCTGCTGGCTGGCCTTGTCTATCGCTGGTGGCACCGCCAGCAGCCCGCACCTCCGCCTACGGCCGAAGAGGCTGCACGTTTTCAGGAAGGAGCCGCTCGGATGCAGCAGGTGCTTGAGCCAGAGCCATTAAATGTGAATACAGCGACAGCCGAAGAGCTGGAGCGTCTGCCCCGTATCGGTCCGGTGCTGGCACGCCGCATTGTCGAATATCGCAAGACACATGGCCCCTTCCGGCATGTTGATGAGCTGGAGGCTGTGCCAGGCATTGGCCCTAAAACGCTGCAGGAGCTCAGGCCCTTGATCAGGGTTGAGTAG
- the recO gene encoding DNA repair protein RecO: protein MIIRTEAIVLRTLPYGETSLIASLFTRAKGRLSVMAKGARLPGSRFGGTLQPPACLQVVFYYRPTRELQTLSESSFAQYLPALGRDLEKLTLSLRMVELAQALLPPEEPLPEFFDTFWQVLARLDAAASRAWNLLPWFQLRLAAVLGFAPRIERVLVEQIGPEGGELVLASGQVRPRSSDLEPAQPASRAALRAFAFLARTDPDTALRLHLRPAHRRELLQLTEAYLHHHLPEGFPSRSGRVAERLFETLRSGS from the coding sequence ATGATTATCCGCACCGAAGCGATTGTCCTGCGCACGTTGCCCTACGGAGAGACGAGTCTGATTGCCTCGCTCTTCACACGGGCAAAGGGACGGCTGTCTGTGATGGCCAAAGGGGCCCGTTTGCCGGGTAGCCGGTTCGGTGGCACACTCCAGCCTCCTGCCTGCCTCCAGGTCGTTTTCTATTACCGCCCTACTCGGGAGCTTCAGACGCTCAGCGAGAGCAGCTTTGCCCAGTACCTGCCTGCGCTAGGCCGGGATCTGGAAAAATTAACGCTGAGCCTGCGCATGGTGGAGCTGGCCCAGGCGTTGCTACCGCCCGAAGAGCCTCTTCCGGAGTTCTTTGACACCTTCTGGCAGGTGCTGGCCCGGCTCGACGCGGCCGCCTCCCGCGCCTGGAACCTCTTACCCTGGTTTCAACTTCGGTTGGCGGCAGTGTTGGGTTTTGCGCCTCGTATTGAACGCGTGCTTGTCGAGCAGATTGGTCCGGAAGGCGGCGAGCTGGTTCTTGCCAGTGGTCAGGTGCGGCCGCGTTCGTCCGATCTGGAGCCGGCCCAGCCCGCTTCGCGGGCTGCGCTGCGCGCCTTTGCCTTTCTGGCCCGCACGGATCCCGACACGGCGCTGCGGCTCCATTTGCGTCCGGCGCACCGGCGTGAGTTATTGCAACTCACCGAGGCGTATCTGCATCATCATCTTCCCGAAGGGTTTCCATCGCGCAGCGGACGCGTGGCCGAGCGCCTGTTTGAGACGCTCCGTTCGGGATCCTGA
- a CDS encoding class I SAM-dependent methyltransferase, with protein sequence MTHLPSWRKNLQRHSGFWRDGYWYDLHLERRMPLALEMIDEMVLALPPLREGTRVCDLACGTGNAAAAVVSAYPLIHLTLIDQDAELLAIAYDKVADYCPDATTIQATLTPDGEPLPGAPYDVVLASLALHVLVRHDTDRTDPAEAETRYELLLQSIRDSLTPGGHLIIGDHVGVLPLYRHLKALERSGFVDVDCAWRVDDFFVIGGRVPGAP encoded by the coding sequence ATGACGCACCTCCCAAGCTGGCGCAAAAACCTGCAGCGGCACAGTGGCTTCTGGCGCGATGGGTACTGGTATGATCTGCATCTGGAGCGTCGGATGCCGCTGGCTCTGGAGATGATTGACGAGATGGTGCTGGCGCTGCCTCCCCTGCGCGAGGGCACGCGCGTATGCGATCTGGCCTGCGGCACGGGCAATGCGGCCGCAGCCGTAGTCTCAGCTTATCCCTTGATCCACCTGACGCTGATCGACCAAGACGCTGAACTGCTGGCTATCGCCTACGACAAAGTAGCCGACTACTGCCCGGACGCTACGACCATTCAGGCTACCCTCACCCCTGACGGCGAGCCATTGCCGGGAGCTCCTTACGACGTCGTGCTCGCCTCCCTGGCGCTGCATGTGCTGGTGCGGCACGATACCGACCGCACCGATCCAGCCGAGGCCGAAACCCGCTACGAGCTGCTCCTGCAGAGTATCCGGGATTCCCTCACGCCAGGTGGTCATCTGATTATCGGTGACCACGTGGGCGTACTGCCCCTTTATCGCCATCTCAAAGCACTTGAGCGAAGCGGCTTTGTCGATGTGGACTGCGCCTGGCGCGTAGATGACTTTTTCGTGATTGGAGGCCGCGTGCCCGGTGCGCCTTAA
- a CDS encoding tyrosine-type recombinase/integrase has protein sequence MAKREVAARRPEEGLQLTLGELQRRIQDFQLEYLKNKSPETVGTYRRALHEFERWFARQRGQFRFRVADVQRYKQYLMREKKLHQVSVSTYLTALRRFCQYLVDIGLLAENPARTVKGNRRPSSHSRSVLTRVEIDQLLAVLEQDTSQIGLRDRAMVHMMLFAGLSEVELVRADVRDLDQTLLGWYLRVQGKGHTAKDQQVPLDPPVVEALQAYLNTRRPLRSNDPLFVSHGHRSEGQRLNTRSVRSRIRQHLEAAGITRRGVTPHSLTHTAALIWLNQGMSVEEVRRRMRHGTLETTMIYYRKQGLLNRDPEELKRLLG, from the coding sequence ATGGCCAAACGGGAGGTGGCGGCCAGGCGCCCGGAGGAGGGGTTGCAGCTAACACTGGGTGAGTTGCAGCGGCGCATTCAGGATTTCCAACTGGAGTATCTGAAAAACAAAAGTCCGGAGACCGTTGGTACCTACCGGCGGGCCCTGCATGAATTCGAGCGCTGGTTTGCCCGGCAGCGAGGGCAGTTTCGCTTTCGAGTAGCCGACGTGCAGCGCTATAAGCAATATCTGATGCGGGAAAAGAAGCTGCATCAGGTATCGGTTTCGACCTATCTGACGGCACTGCGTCGTTTCTGCCAGTACCTGGTGGATATTGGCCTGCTGGCAGAAAATCCGGCGCGAACGGTCAAAGGTAACCGGCGTCCGTCGAGCCATTCGCGTTCGGTGCTCACGCGCGTAGAAATTGATCAGTTGCTGGCTGTGCTGGAGCAGGACACGTCTCAGATCGGACTGCGCGATCGGGCTATGGTCCATATGATGCTGTTTGCAGGTTTGAGCGAAGTAGAGCTCGTTCGGGCGGACGTGCGCGATCTGGATCAGACGCTGCTGGGCTGGTATCTGCGCGTGCAGGGCAAAGGACACACGGCCAAAGATCAGCAGGTGCCGCTGGATCCGCCGGTAGTGGAAGCGTTGCAGGCCTATCTGAACACGCGCAGGCCGCTGCGCTCGAACGATCCCCTCTTTGTGTCGCATGGGCATCGCTCCGAAGGGCAGCGACTCAATACGCGTTCGGTGCGCAGCCGTATCAGGCAGCATCTGGAAGCAGCCGGGATTACGCGACGGGGGGTGACCCCCCATAGCCTGACGCACACGGCCGCGCTCATCTGGCTGAACCAGGGCATGTCGGTCGAAGAAGTCCGTCGCCGCATGCGCCACGGCACGCTGGAGACCACAATGATCTACTATCGCAAGCAGGGATTGCTTAACCGCGATCCCGAAGAGCTCAAGCGGTTGTTGGGTTAA
- the dusB gene encoding tRNA dihydrouridine synthase DusB, which yields MRIGTIELGARPLFLAPMEDVSDPPFRLLCKRYGADMVFTEFISSGGLLHESEDAVKKLDIYDEERPVGIQIFGGELEQVREAARIVDRIGPDVIDINFGCPVRKVVCKDAGAGVLRDLKKMRALTEAVVEVATRPVTVKTRLGWDDRSIRILEVARMLEDCGVQALTVHARTRAQMYKGSARWEWLRRLKELGLSIPIIGNGDATTPEKVKQMFEETGVDAVMIGRGAIGNPWIFRDAKLYMETGELPPPPSWEERVRVVAEHLELKCQWLGERKGVLEMRRMYGGYFKGFPGASRLRQLLMHKETKAEVLEILLNFRPDDPEVQVTVPRTLQAVPVVLTARLPRPTRQKALAADKA from the coding sequence ATGCGCATCGGGACGATTGAGCTGGGAGCGCGTCCGCTGTTTCTGGCTCCGATGGAAGACGTAAGTGATCCGCCGTTTCGGCTGCTCTGCAAGCGCTACGGGGCCGACATGGTATTTACCGAGTTCATTTCGTCTGGCGGATTGCTGCACGAAAGCGAGGATGCCGTCAAAAAACTGGACATCTACGACGAAGAGCGGCCCGTAGGCATTCAGATCTTTGGCGGGGAGCTGGAGCAGGTGCGTGAGGCAGCCCGCATCGTTGATCGGATTGGGCCGGACGTGATTGACATCAATTTCGGATGTCCGGTGCGCAAGGTGGTCTGTAAGGACGCAGGTGCTGGCGTGTTGCGTGATTTGAAAAAAATGCGGGCGCTTACAGAGGCGGTAGTTGAGGTAGCCACGCGACCGGTGACCGTTAAGACCCGACTGGGATGGGATGATCGGTCGATCCGAATTCTGGAGGTGGCCCGCATGTTGGAAGATTGCGGTGTGCAGGCGCTGACCGTGCATGCGCGCACGCGCGCGCAGATGTACAAGGGATCTGCGCGCTGGGAATGGCTCCGTCGGCTGAAGGAACTCGGGCTTTCTATTCCGATCATCGGCAACGGGGACGCCACCACGCCCGAAAAGGTCAAGCAGATGTTCGAGGAGACCGGCGTTGATGCGGTGATGATCGGACGGGGCGCCATCGGGAATCCCTGGATTTTCCGGGATGCCAAGCTCTATATGGAAACTGGGGAACTACCGCCTCCACCCTCCTGGGAAGAACGGGTGCGCGTGGTAGCGGAGCATCTGGAGCTAAAGTGCCAGTGGCTGGGCGAACGCAAAGGGGTGCTGGAAATGCGCCGGATGTACGGAGGATACTTCAAAGGATTTCCCGGGGCCAGCCGGTTACGTCAGCTCTTGATGCACAAAGAGACGAAGGCCGAAGTGCTGGAGATCCTGTTGAATTTCCGGCCAGATGACCCCGAAGTGCAGGTGACAGTGCCGCGCACGCTGCAGGCTGTTCCTGTCGTGTTAACAGCCCGTCTGCCTCGCCCAACGCGCCAGAAAGCCCTGGCTGCCGATAAGGCATAA
- a CDS encoding PLD nuclease N-terminal domain-containing protein, giving the protein MRRLPLWLLLLATTVVLAGCGPNLIDLLQNIWTLGFCGTVIVVLDILALIELANSSRGFSSKALWALLIIFFPVGGLILYYFFGR; this is encoded by the coding sequence ATGCGCCGTCTACCTTTATGGCTTCTGCTTCTGGCCACTACCGTGGTACTGGCCGGATGTGGCCCCAACCTGATTGACCTGCTGCAAAATATCTGGACGCTGGGGTTCTGTGGCACGGTAATCGTTGTGCTTGACATTTTAGCGCTCATTGAGCTAGCCAACAGTTCCCGTGGTTTTTCTAGCAAGGCGCTCTGGGCACTGCTGATCATCTTCTTTCCGGTTGGCGGCCTGATTCTGTACTACTTTTTCGGGCGATAA
- a CDS encoding ATP-dependent helicase, whose amino-acid sequence MRTFLLQREPSVADNVPEALPEAATRILEGLNPVQRQAVEVTEGPVLIIAGPGSGKTRTLTHRIAYLIATGRARPYQILALTFTNKAAREMMERIERLVGTEAARHIWMGTFHAIFARILRREGHRIGYTPNFSIYDTDDAERLLRELMPRYQIDPRQYSPRTIRHLISSAKNQMIGPEAYARLVASPVQEKAARLYGPYQEALRKANALDFDDLLLKPIELFEQCPDVLRQYQERWRYLHIDEYQDTNRAQYVLARKLAEGHRNLCVVGDDAQSIYAFRGADIGNILSFQRDYPDATVIRLEQNYRSTRRILKLAEAIIRNNRDQLEKQLWTENPEGEPIVLIEALSERDEAQKVEQRIRDLHVRYGYAFRDFAVLYRTNAQSRSLEEALRRGGIPYRIVGGLSFYQRKEIKDVLAYLRLLVNPHDAASLQRVINYPARGIGQRTLEALMAYARQHGLSLWQAIERVEEVGLPARAQKAVQAFHFLIARHAARVTSTPVDELARSLLQESGLFDELRREGTPEALARWENVQELLNAIAEYVTMAGESATLSGFLQEVALLTDLDEMPEDNRVTLMTLHASKGLEFPVVFITGLEEGLFPLAQATQDRKDLEEERRLFYVGVTRAQRHLFLCYARSRYRYGEQQPSVRSRFLEELDTDVIVTEAGLPFRRGEVEHRSSRTSRSGTPGFRGSHSQQREATRRVVYDEGVGEIVPGAYVEHPMFGEGKVLALEGQGEQARAIVFFPEVGQKKLVLKFARLRRID is encoded by the coding sequence ATGCGTACGTTTCTATTACAACGCGAACCCAGCGTGGCCGACAACGTCCCCGAGGCGCTGCCAGAAGCAGCAACCCGCATTCTGGAAGGCCTCAATCCGGTGCAGCGACAGGCCGTTGAGGTCACGGAAGGGCCGGTCCTGATCATTGCCGGACCGGGATCGGGCAAGACGCGCACGCTTACGCACCGCATTGCCTATCTGATAGCCACCGGGCGCGCCCGGCCCTATCAGATTCTGGCGCTTACGTTCACCAATAAGGCGGCGCGCGAGATGATGGAGCGCATCGAGCGCCTGGTCGGGACGGAGGCCGCCCGGCACATCTGGATGGGCACCTTCCATGCGATTTTTGCCCGGATTCTGCGCCGCGAAGGGCACCGCATCGGCTATACGCCGAACTTCAGCATTTATGACACGGACGATGCAGAGCGGCTGCTGCGGGAGCTGATGCCGCGCTACCAGATCGATCCCCGTCAGTACAGCCCGCGCACGATCCGGCACCTGATCTCCAGCGCCAAAAACCAGATGATCGGGCCGGAAGCGTATGCCCGCCTGGTGGCTTCGCCTGTGCAGGAAAAAGCCGCCCGGCTGTACGGCCCCTATCAGGAGGCGCTTCGGAAAGCCAATGCGCTTGATTTCGATGACCTGCTGCTCAAGCCCATTGAATTGTTCGAGCAATGTCCTGACGTGCTCCGTCAGTACCAGGAACGCTGGCGCTACCTGCACATCGACGAATACCAGGACACGAATCGGGCGCAGTACGTGCTGGCGCGCAAGCTGGCCGAAGGGCACCGCAACCTGTGCGTGGTGGGCGACGACGCGCAGTCGATCTATGCCTTCCGGGGTGCCGATATCGGCAACATCCTGTCGTTTCAACGCGACTACCCGGACGCCACGGTGATCCGGTTGGAACAGAACTACCGTTCAACGCGCCGCATCCTGAAACTGGCCGAGGCTATCATCCGAAACAACCGGGATCAGCTCGAAAAGCAACTCTGGACTGAAAACCCGGAAGGCGAGCCGATTGTGCTCATTGAGGCGCTTTCGGAGCGCGACGAAGCCCAGAAGGTGGAGCAGCGCATCCGGGACCTGCACGTGCGCTACGGCTACGCTTTTCGCGATTTTGCCGTGCTCTACCGCACCAACGCCCAGAGCCGCTCGCTTGAAGAGGCGCTGCGGCGCGGCGGCATTCCTTACCGCATAGTGGGGGGCCTGTCGTTCTACCAGCGCAAGGAAATCAAAGACGTGCTGGCCTATCTACGGCTGCTGGTCAATCCACACGATGCGGCCAGCCTGCAGCGCGTCATCAACTATCCGGCACGGGGCATCGGGCAGCGCACGCTCGAAGCACTGATGGCCTATGCCCGGCAGCATGGCCTGAGCCTCTGGCAAGCCATTGAACGGGTAGAGGAGGTGGGCCTGCCCGCGCGTGCGCAGAAGGCCGTGCAGGCGTTTCACTTCCTGATCGCCCGGCACGCCGCCCGCGTGACGTCAACGCCGGTGGACGAACTGGCCCGCTCCCTGCTTCAGGAAAGCGGGCTGTTTGACGAACTCCGACGCGAGGGAACGCCCGAAGCGCTTGCCCGCTGGGAAAACGTGCAGGAGCTGCTGAACGCCATTGCGGAATATGTGACCATGGCCGGGGAAAGCGCCACGCTGAGCGGCTTCCTGCAGGAGGTGGCGCTGCTGACCGATCTGGACGAGATGCCCGAGGACAACCGGGTAACGCTCATGACGCTCCACGCCTCGAAAGGGCTGGAATTTCCGGTGGTGTTCATCACCGGGTTGGAAGAGGGACTTTTTCCTCTGGCGCAGGCCACGCAGGACCGCAAAGATCTGGAAGAGGAGCGACGGCTATTTTACGTGGGCGTGACGCGGGCGCAGCGGCACCTGTTTCTCTGCTACGCGCGCAGTCGCTATCGGTACGGCGAACAGCAGCCCAGCGTGCGCAGCCGCTTTCTGGAAGAGCTGGACACCGACGTCATTGTGACCGAGGCAGGTCTCCCCTTCCGCAGAGGCGAAGTGGAGCATCGGTCCTCTCGGACAAGTCGTTCCGGAACGCCAGGGTTTCGGGGGAGCCATTCGCAGCAGCGGGAAGCAACGCGACGCGTGGTGTACGACGAAGGCGTCGGAGAGATTGTACCCGGGGCCTATGTGGAACATCCCATGTTTGGCGAAGGCAAGGTGCTGGCCCTTGAAGGGCAGGGCGAGCAGGCACGGGCCATTGTGTTCTTTCCAGAGGTAGGGCAGAAAAAACTGGTGCTCAAGTTCGCCCGGCTGCGCCGCATCGACTGA